In a genomic window of Burkholderiales bacterium:
- a CDS encoding NUDIX hydrolase, translating to MVWKPNVTVAAVVEQDGRFLLVEERTRKGRRFNQPAGHLEPHETLMEAVARETLEETGYRFAPQWLLGVYRWHYAETGITYLRFAFCGAVTGHEPERPLDRGIIRAAWLAPGEIRASRDRHRSPLVLRCLEDYLAGRRYPLDVLTHLG from the coding sequence ATGGTGTGGAAGCCCAACGTCACGGTGGCGGCCGTGGTGGAGCAGGACGGCCGGTTTCTCCTGGTAGAGGAGCGCACCCGCAAGGGGCGCCGATTCAACCAGCCGGCGGGCCACCTGGAACCCCACGAGACCTTGATGGAGGCGGTGGCCCGGGAAACCCTGGAGGAGACCGGTTATCGCTTCGCCCCCCAATGGCTGCTGGGGGTCTACCGCTGGCACTACGCGGAGACGGGCATCACCTACCTGCGTTTCGCCTTCTGCGGCGCCGTGACCGGCCACGAGCCTGAGCGCCCCCTGGACCGGGGCATCATCCGGGCGGCCTGGCTCGCCCCGGGAGAGATCCGAGCCAGCCGGGACCGGCACCGCAGCCCCCTGGTGCTGCGCTGCCTGGAGGATTATCTCGCCGGCCGGCGCTATCCCCTGGACGTCTTGACCCACCTCGGCTGA
- the sodB gene encoding superoxide dismutase, with translation MQHELPPLPYPLDALEPHISRETLEYHYGKHHQAYVTNLNNLIKGSAFENMPLEQIVKEAPAGGIFNNAAQVWNHTFYWNSLSPQGGGEPSGRLAEAIQKKWGSFEAFKDAFSKAAVGNFGSGWTWLVKKADGALDIVNTANAQTPLTGPDRPLLTCDVWEHAYYIDYRNRRPDYVGAFWKIVNWAFAAKNFGA, from the coding sequence ATGCAGCACGAGCTTCCCCCCCTCCCGTATCCCCTGGATGCCCTGGAGCCCCACATCTCCAGGGAAACGCTGGAATATCACTATGGGAAGCACCACCAGGCCTACGTGACCAACCTGAACAACCTGATCAAGGGCAGCGCCTTCGAGAACATGCCCCTGGAGCAGATCGTCAAGGAAGCGCCGGCGGGGGGCATTTTCAACAACGCGGCCCAGGTCTGGAACCACACCTTCTACTGGAACTCCCTTTCTCCCCAGGGGGGAGGGGAGCCTTCGGGCAGGCTCGCCGAGGCCATCCAGAAGAAATGGGGCTCTTTCGAGGCGTTCAAGGATGCCTTCAGCAAGGCCGCGGTGGGGAACTTCGGCTCGGGCTGGACCTGGCTGGTGAAAAAGGCCGATGGCGCCCTGGACATTGTGAACACCGCCAACGCCCAGACCCCCCTGACCGGGCCGGATCGGCCGCTCCTCACCTGTGACGTGTGGGAGCACGCCTACTATATCGATTACCGCAACCGGCGCCCGGACTACGTGGGGGCCTTCTGGAAGATCGTCAACTGGGCCTTTGCCGCCAAGAACTTCGGCGCTTAA
- a CDS encoding membrane protein, producing MEFVQLGIGRWIHILAGIMWIGLLYYFNFVQVDALKAAQADGTAAGITKHVAPRALLYFRWAAVVTWLAGANLLGKHFFDAFFFLDRAFVPIGVGAWLGTIMLFNVWVLIWPNQKKVLGLTQATDEEKNRARRVAFLASRTNTMLSIPMIFFMVASGGILRTAFFG from the coding sequence ATGGAATTCGTTCAGCTCGGCATCGGCCGCTGGATCCACATCCTGGCCGGCATCATGTGGATCGGCCTGCTCTATTACTTCAATTTCGTCCAGGTGGATGCCCTGAAAGCGGCTCAGGCCGACGGCACCGCGGCGGGCATCACCAAGCACGTGGCCCCCCGGGCGTTGCTCTACTTCCGCTGGGCGGCGGTGGTCACCTGGCTCGCGGGCGCCAATCTGCTGGGGAAGCATTTCTTCGACGCGTTCTTCTTTCTCGATCGGGCCTTCGTCCCCATCGGCGTCGGAGCTTGGCTCGGCACCATCATGCTGTTCAACGTGTGGGTGCTGATCTGGCCCAACCAGAAGAAGGTCCTGGGCCTCACCCAGGCCACCGACGAGGAGAAGAACCGGGCGCGGCGCGTGGCCTTCCTGGCCTCCCGCACCAACACCATGCTCTCCATCCCCATGATCTTTTTCATGGTAGCGAGCGGCGGCATCCTGCGCACCGCCTTTTTCGGCTGA